In a single window of the Gloeocapsa sp. PCC 73106 genome:
- a CDS encoding diacylglycerol/polyprenol kinase family protein — MFWGPLSFVLVYLLVLVIVAEFIARFRDKDTEITRKIVHIGAGNVILFAWWLQLPAWIGVGAAIVAAFIAIIAYFVPILPSINSVGRKSLGTFFYAVSIGVLIAWFWSINRPEYAVLGILIMTWGDGLAAIVGQNFGTHPYQIGEMTKSFEGSLTMFLVSFVISNLVLGVLLWGEITGTILLISLIIAISATLLEAFSQWGIDNLTVPLGSAFLGFFLVGALR, encoded by the coding sequence GTCCTTGTGATTGTGGCTGAGTTCATCGCTCGTTTTCGTGACAAGGATACCGAAATTACTCGTAAAATCGTACACATTGGCGCGGGTAACGTTATTTTGTTCGCTTGGTGGTTGCAGCTTCCCGCTTGGATTGGTGTAGGTGCGGCGATAGTGGCGGCTTTTATCGCTATAATTGCTTATTTTGTGCCAATTTTACCGAGTATTAACAGTGTGGGTCGCAAAAGCTTGGGAACTTTTTTTTATGCTGTCAGTATTGGGGTTTTAATCGCTTGGTTTTGGTCGATTAATCGCCCAGAATACGCGGTGCTGGGTATTTTAATTATGACTTGGGGGGATGGTTTAGCGGCGATCGTGGGTCAAAATTTTGGGACTCATCCGTATCAGATTGGGGAAATGACTAAAAGCTTTGAAGGTTCTTTGACGATGTTTTTAGTCAGTTTTGTCATCAGTAATTTGGTTTTAGGAGTCTTATTATGGGGAGAGATTACTGGTACAATACTGCTAATATCTTTAATAATTGCTATATCGGCTACGCTTTTAGAGGCTTTTTCTCAGTGGGGAATCGATAATTTAACTGTACCTCTAGGTAGTGCTTTTTTGGGTTTTTTCTTGGTAGGCGCCTTGAGGTAA
- a CDS encoding helix-turn-helix transcriptional regulator, which produces MNTINKANSLKLSPLAISLMADFFKVLAEESRIHILCSLKSGEKSVSEIIEATGLGQANVSKHLKILNQAGLVSREQQGINVFYQISNPFLFELCDLVCSSIAWQVDLQNQQLAELPKF; this is translated from the coding sequence ATGAATACAATTAATAAAGCCAACTCTCTCAAACTATCTCCCCTTGCCATTTCTTTGATGGCGGATTTTTTTAAAGTTCTAGCCGAGGAAAGTCGCATTCACATTCTTTGCAGTCTTAAGTCAGGGGAAAAAAGCGTCAGTGAAATTATCGAAGCCACAGGTTTAGGACAAGCTAACGTCTCTAAACATTTAAAAATACTCAATCAAGCGGGTTTAGTTAGTCGAGAACAACAAGGTATCAATGTATTTTATCAGATTTCTAACCCCTTTTTGTTCGAACTTTGTGACTTAGTTTGTAGTTCCATCGCTTGGCAAGTTGACCTACAAAATCAACAGCTAGCAGAATTACCCAAATTTTAA
- a CDS encoding inositol monophosphatase family protein, whose amino-acid sequence MISKITTWEILEALYPTLKLAATYAIAIQQRIKTRPEKTEFGDNFYATALTDADLTIQTAIELVMLAQFPEIRFFGEEYQSSYNTKYFKDINLVEGELLVTLDPVDGTRAYLDGLSTFAIIVTVIRGDRYAGVLIIKPQQGYYLLALRDQGAYRGSLEENQLSLAEPIQLAPLQSTKLYLSFGLSSLRLQLSSDFEVWCSATDYAPPQNPPEYLDLIKGELAGAILERGNLIDSAAIGFVAKEAGAIVTLWDGSDFEPFTLVEPMKIGGIIIAHNPEIHRKIMLTPITFGGAARSPKGGTS is encoded by the coding sequence ATGATATCGAAGATAACTACTTGGGAAATTTTAGAAGCTTTATACCCGACGTTGAAGTTAGCTGCTACTTATGCGATCGCTATTCAACAAAGGATTAAAACCCGTCCAGAAAAAACTGAATTTGGGGATAATTTTTACGCTACTGCGTTGACTGATGCCGATCTGACGATTCAAACTGCTATAGAATTAGTCATGCTAGCCCAGTTTCCTGAGATTCGTTTTTTTGGAGAGGAATATCAAAGTTCTTATAATACTAAATACTTTAAAGATATCAACCTAGTCGAGGGAGAACTATTAGTTACTCTAGATCCTGTTGATGGAACTAGGGCTTATTTAGACGGACTGTCGACTTTTGCAATTATTGTCACCGTCATTAGAGGCGATCGCTACGCAGGCGTTTTAATCATCAAACCCCAACAAGGATATTATTTACTGGCGTTGCGAGATCAAGGAGCTTATAGGGGTAGTCTGGAAGAAAATCAACTTAGTCTCGCTGAACCTATTCAATTAGCACCTCTGCAATCAACAAAACTTTATTTAAGCTTTGGTTTGAGTTCTTTGCGTCTCCAGTTGAGTTCAGATTTCGAAGTCTGGTGTAGCGCTACAGACTACGCACCTCCCCAAAATCCCCCCGAATATCTAGATTTAATCAAAGGGGAGTTAGCGGGAGCGATTTTAGAAAGAGGTAATCTAATTGACAGTGCAGCTATTGGTTTTGTAGCTAAAGAAGCAGGAGCGATCGTAACATTATGGGATGGTAGCGATTTTGAGCCATTTACTCTAGTTGAACCCATGAAAATAGGTGGGATAATCATCGCTCATAACCC